A genome region from Paralichthys olivaceus isolate ysfri-2021 chromosome 6, ASM2471397v2, whole genome shotgun sequence includes the following:
- the LOC109635013 gene encoding FERM domain-containing protein 4B-like isoform X3, with the protein MESGQGCIHTCTVPGEVYQMTEGRLCQVQLLDDRKLELLVQPKLLSYELLDLVSSHFNLKEKEFFGLAFFDDNGQRKWLQMDRRVHEHDFSKKPGPITLNFLVRFYVENITLLKDIITVELFFLNAKSAVYNGIIEVESENVFKLAANALQEAKGDYTSDENTRADLKKLPTLPTKVLKEHPSLAYCEDRVIEYYKQLKGVSRGQAIVQYLTLVESLPTYGVHYYEVKDKQGIPWWLGLSYKGIGQYDLQDRLKPRKLYQWKQLENLYFREKKFAVEVNDPHRRAVTKRTFGQTGLLIHTWYASHSLIKTIWVMAISQHQFYLDRKQSKVKLGTARSLEEIAMDLTEHGGAKINRLADAGLKNNLITASNGSLVSTGSGDSEMSEEQKKEKLSELRKKEQDIQDILAKKTKELKKICLREAELTGKLPKEYPLSSDERPPLVRRRVGTAFKLDDLFPYNEDPFLRNLESRFALQQKIVEAAKKLANESELSKTVKKKRRRNCLDAMHRLQQIEDEMNQYRIKKGKKPTQRASVIIADELIRSDCSSLSSLPLDDDDSDSVNQRPRSRSVQGSPQLSPMRSLGAEYDLEQQGSPRENHNSKNHSRSEGSPHCFRHRSGSLESQPQQRKDTDSEKQVFILSHAHRSNSTEVLEDCSSYTSQSSLDYCGAANSHYSTLDSRTSTMHRLHRKVEVYGNTGSMPNLVQHHSGCSYSCETSTHYAPSAYYVTDYACSDMEPYSNGAYVYENEVEGHYNVNPSYQMNGYHGHDRFRHYSSDRADGLSQNPYATVRPPRNREGPRNELLAKNMQKALVAEHLKGWYHRSKGPREGGRGTLTGYDFDSGSQLSLGYQTMPAAFSHSSRTTSFSSVSSAESTGNWRNQLAVGLKEYDSPVTPQYPHPGAHASPYNRSPAHSRFSPDNKVSDTVPKNSETVEVVGAETTSRDEPSDNHSSS; encoded by the exons ATGGAGTCCGGTCAGGGATGCATCCACACCTGCACTGTCCCCGGAGAGGTTTACCAG atgACGGAGGGCAGACTTTGTCAAGTGCAGCTGCTGGATGACAGGAAGCTTGAGCTGCTGGTTCAG ccTAAGCTGCTGTCCTACGAGCTCCTCGACTTGGTGTCCTCCCACTTCAACCTCAAAGAGAAGGAATTCTTTGGACTCGCATTTTTCGATGACAA TGGTCAGCGTAAGTGGTTGCAGATGGACCGCAGAGTTCATGAACATGACTTCTCCAAGAAGCCCGGGCCCATCACCCTCAACTTCCTGGTCAG GTTTTATGTAGAAAACATCACGCTGCTTAAGGACATCATAACGGTGGAGTTATTCTTCCTGAACGCAAAATCTGCTGTCTACAAT GGGATCATCGAAGTGGAAAGTGAAAACGTCTTCAAATTAGCTGCAAATGCTTTGCAG GAGGCGAAGGGAGACTacacaag tgACGAAAACACTCGAGCGGACTTGAAGAAACTACCAACTCTTCCCACCAAAGTACTTAAGGAACACCCATCACTTGCATACTG TGAGGATCGAGTGATTGAATATTATAAACAGCTGAAAGGGGTCTCCCGAGGACAGGCCATTGTGCA GTACCTGACTTTAGTGGAATCACTGCCCACGTACGGCGTGCACTATTATGAAGTTAAG GATAAACAAGGGATCCCCTGGTGGCTTGGACTCAGCTATAAAGGCATCGGCCAGTACGACCTGCAGGACCGATTAAAACCTCGAAAG CTATACCAGTGGAAGCAGCTGGAAAACCTGTATTTCCGTGAGAAAAAGTTTGCTGTGGAAGTTAATGATCCACACAG GAGGGCGGTAACCAAGCGCACTTTCGGGCAGACGGGCCTACTCATCCACACGTGGTATGCCAGCCACTCTCTGATCAAAACCATCTGGGTCATGGCTATTAGCCAGCACCAGTTCTACCTGGATAGAAAGCAAAGCAAA GTGAAATTAGGAACAGCAAGGAGTTTGGAAGAAATTGCTATGGATCTCACAGAGCACGGAGGAGCAAAGATAAACAGACTGGCAGACGCAGGCTTGAAGAATAACTTAATAACAGCCAGCAATGGGAGCCTGGTATCTACAG GATCCGGAGACTCTGAGATGagtgaggagcagaagaaagagaaactgtctgagctgagaaaaaaagagcaggaCATCCAAGACATCTTGGCCAAGAAAACAAAGGAACTGAAAAAGATTTGTCTGCGAGAGGCG gaGCTCACTGGCAAGCTGCCGAAGGAGTATCCCCTCTCCTCAGATGAGAGACCGCCGCTGGTCAGACGTCGCGTTGGCACAGCTTTCAAGTTGGATGACCTGTTCCCCTACAACGAG GATCCATTCCTGAGGAACCTGGAGAGCAGATTTGCACTGCAGCAAAAGATTGTGGAGGCAGCGAAAAAACTTGCAAATGAGTCGGAGTTGTCCaaaacagtgaagaagaaaaggaggagaaactgTTTGGACGCCATGCACAGGCTCCAGCAGATAGAGGACGAGATGAACCAGTACAGGATCAAGAAGGGAAAGAAGCCCACGCAGCGGGCCTCAGTAATCATTGCAG ATGAACTCATCCGTTCAGACTGCAGCTCCCTGTCGAGTCTCCCACTGGATGATG ATGACTCAGACAGCGTCAATCAGAGGCCGCGGTCACGGTCGGTCCAAGGCTCCCCTCAGCTCAGTCCAATGCGCTCGCTGGGGGCAGAGTATGATCTGGAGCAACAGGGATCTCCGAGGGAAAATCACAACAGCAAGAACCACAGCAG GTCGGAGGGGTCTCCTCATTGCTTCAGGCACCGCAGCGGGAGTCTGGAGTCGCAGCCCCAACAAAGAAAAGACACCGACTCTGAGAAGCAGGTGTTCATCTTGTCACATGCCCACCGCAGCAACAGCACAGAGGTGTTAGAGGACTGTTCCTCCTACACCAGTCAGTCTAGTCTGGACTACTGTGGGGCGGCCAACTCCCACTACAGTACACTGGACTCCCGCACCTCCACCATGCATCGTCTCCACAGGAAGGTGGAGGTGTACGGAAATACCGGGAGCATGCCCAACTTGGTCCAGCACCATTCTGGTTGCAGTTACTCATGTGAGACCTCAACACACTATGCACCGAGTGCCTACTACGTCACTGACTACGCCTGCTCGGACATGGAGCCGTATTCTAACGGTGCCTACGTGTATGAGAACGAAGTTGAAGGCCACTACAACGTCAACCCTTCCTACCAAATGAATGGGTATCACGGACATGACAGATTCAGGCATTACAGCAGTGACAGGGCAGATGGTCTTTCCCAAAATCCCTATGCGACAGTGAGGCCGCCACGGAACAGAGAGGGCCCCAGAAATGAGCTCTTGGCCAAGAACATGCAGAAGGCCCTGGTGGCGGAGCATCTGAAAGGCTGGTACCATCGCAGCAAGGGCcccagggagggagggagagggacgCTCACCGGATACGACTTTGACAGCGGCTCTCAGCTGAGTCTGGGCTACCAGACCATGCCAGCGGCCTTCAGCCACTCCAGCAGAACCACGTCCTTCTCCTCAG
- the LOC109635013 gene encoding FERM domain-containing protein 4B-like isoform X4, with protein MESGQGCIHTCTVPGEVYQMTEGRLCQVQLLDDRKLELLVQPKLLSYELLDLVSSHFNLKEKEFFGLAFFDDNGQRKWLQMDRRVHEHDFSKKPGPITLNFLVRFYVENITLLKDIITVELFFLNAKSAVYNGIIEVESENVFKLAANALQEAKGDYTSDENTRADLKKLPTLPTKVLKEHPSLAYCEDRVIEYYKQLKGVSRGQAIVQYLTLVESLPTYGVHYYEVKDKQGIPWWLGLSYKGIGQYDLQDRLKPRKLYQWKQLENLYFREKKFAVEVNDPHRRAVTKRTFGQTGLLIHTWYASHSLIKTIWVMAISQHQFYLDRKQSKVKLGTARSLEEIAMDLTEHGGAKINRLADAGLKNNLITASNGSLVSTGSGDSEMSEEQKKEKLSELRKKEQDIQDILAKKTKELKKICLREAELTGKLPKEYPLSSDERPPLVRRRVGTAFKLDDLFPYNEDPFLRNLESRFALQQKIVEAAKKLANESELSKTVKKKRRRNCLDAMHRLQQIEDEMNQYRIKKGKKPTQRASVIIADELIRSDCSSLSSLPLDDDDSDSVNQRPRSRSVQGSPQLSPMRSLGAEYDLEQQGSPRENHNSKNHSRLAFEGQSGSHYYQNPREVSSAHSSPYKTLPRPPRDPRSMPPTPVMTRNAYSSSQLRSEGSPHCFRHRSGSLESQPQQRKDTDSEKQVFILSHAHRSNSTEVLEDCSSYTSQSSLDYCGAANSHYSTLDSRTSTMHRLHRKVEVYGNTGSMPNLVQHHSGCSYSCETSTHYAPSAYYVTDYACSDMEPYSNGAYVYENEVEGHYNVNPSYQMNGYHGHDRFRHYSSDRADGLSQNPYATVRPPRNREGPRNELLAKNMQKALVAEHLKGWYHRSKGPREGGRGTLTGYDFDSGSQLSLGYQTMPAAFSHSSRTTSFSSVSSAESTGNWRNQLAVGLKEYDSPVTPQYPHPGAHASPYNRSPAHSRFSPDNKVSDTVPKNSETVEVVGAETTSRDEPSDNHSSS; from the exons ATGGAGTCCGGTCAGGGATGCATCCACACCTGCACTGTCCCCGGAGAGGTTTACCAG atgACGGAGGGCAGACTTTGTCAAGTGCAGCTGCTGGATGACAGGAAGCTTGAGCTGCTGGTTCAG ccTAAGCTGCTGTCCTACGAGCTCCTCGACTTGGTGTCCTCCCACTTCAACCTCAAAGAGAAGGAATTCTTTGGACTCGCATTTTTCGATGACAA TGGTCAGCGTAAGTGGTTGCAGATGGACCGCAGAGTTCATGAACATGACTTCTCCAAGAAGCCCGGGCCCATCACCCTCAACTTCCTGGTCAG GTTTTATGTAGAAAACATCACGCTGCTTAAGGACATCATAACGGTGGAGTTATTCTTCCTGAACGCAAAATCTGCTGTCTACAAT GGGATCATCGAAGTGGAAAGTGAAAACGTCTTCAAATTAGCTGCAAATGCTTTGCAG GAGGCGAAGGGAGACTacacaag tgACGAAAACACTCGAGCGGACTTGAAGAAACTACCAACTCTTCCCACCAAAGTACTTAAGGAACACCCATCACTTGCATACTG TGAGGATCGAGTGATTGAATATTATAAACAGCTGAAAGGGGTCTCCCGAGGACAGGCCATTGTGCA GTACCTGACTTTAGTGGAATCACTGCCCACGTACGGCGTGCACTATTATGAAGTTAAG GATAAACAAGGGATCCCCTGGTGGCTTGGACTCAGCTATAAAGGCATCGGCCAGTACGACCTGCAGGACCGATTAAAACCTCGAAAG CTATACCAGTGGAAGCAGCTGGAAAACCTGTATTTCCGTGAGAAAAAGTTTGCTGTGGAAGTTAATGATCCACACAG GAGGGCGGTAACCAAGCGCACTTTCGGGCAGACGGGCCTACTCATCCACACGTGGTATGCCAGCCACTCTCTGATCAAAACCATCTGGGTCATGGCTATTAGCCAGCACCAGTTCTACCTGGATAGAAAGCAAAGCAAA GTGAAATTAGGAACAGCAAGGAGTTTGGAAGAAATTGCTATGGATCTCACAGAGCACGGAGGAGCAAAGATAAACAGACTGGCAGACGCAGGCTTGAAGAATAACTTAATAACAGCCAGCAATGGGAGCCTGGTATCTACAG GATCCGGAGACTCTGAGATGagtgaggagcagaagaaagagaaactgtctgagctgagaaaaaaagagcaggaCATCCAAGACATCTTGGCCAAGAAAACAAAGGAACTGAAAAAGATTTGTCTGCGAGAGGCG gaGCTCACTGGCAAGCTGCCGAAGGAGTATCCCCTCTCCTCAGATGAGAGACCGCCGCTGGTCAGACGTCGCGTTGGCACAGCTTTCAAGTTGGATGACCTGTTCCCCTACAACGAG GATCCATTCCTGAGGAACCTGGAGAGCAGATTTGCACTGCAGCAAAAGATTGTGGAGGCAGCGAAAAAACTTGCAAATGAGTCGGAGTTGTCCaaaacagtgaagaagaaaaggaggagaaactgTTTGGACGCCATGCACAGGCTCCAGCAGATAGAGGACGAGATGAACCAGTACAGGATCAAGAAGGGAAAGAAGCCCACGCAGCGGGCCTCAGTAATCATTGCAG ATGAACTCATCCGTTCAGACTGCAGCTCCCTGTCGAGTCTCCCACTGGATGATG ATGACTCAGACAGCGTCAATCAGAGGCCGCGGTCACGGTCGGTCCAAGGCTCCCCTCAGCTCAGTCCAATGCGCTCGCTGGGGGCAGAGTATGATCTGGAGCAACAGGGATCTCCGAGGGAAAATCACAACAGCAAGAACCACAGCAG ATTAGCTTTTGAAGGCCAGTCGGGTTCCCACTACTACCAGAATCCAAGAGAGGTCTCCTCCGCCCACAGTAGTCCCTATAAAACCCTTCCCAGACCTCCCAGAGATCCACGCAGCATGCCTCCCACCCCGGTTATGACCCGCAATGCCTACAGCAGCAGCCAGCTCAG GTCGGAGGGGTCTCCTCATTGCTTCAGGCACCGCAGCGGGAGTCTGGAGTCGCAGCCCCAACAAAGAAAAGACACCGACTCTGAGAAGCAGGTGTTCATCTTGTCACATGCCCACCGCAGCAACAGCACAGAGGTGTTAGAGGACTGTTCCTCCTACACCAGTCAGTCTAGTCTGGACTACTGTGGGGCGGCCAACTCCCACTACAGTACACTGGACTCCCGCACCTCCACCATGCATCGTCTCCACAGGAAGGTGGAGGTGTACGGAAATACCGGGAGCATGCCCAACTTGGTCCAGCACCATTCTGGTTGCAGTTACTCATGTGAGACCTCAACACACTATGCACCGAGTGCCTACTACGTCACTGACTACGCCTGCTCGGACATGGAGCCGTATTCTAACGGTGCCTACGTGTATGAGAACGAAGTTGAAGGCCACTACAACGTCAACCCTTCCTACCAAATGAATGGGTATCACGGACATGACAGATTCAGGCATTACAGCAGTGACAGGGCAGATGGTCTTTCCCAAAATCCCTATGCGACAGTGAGGCCGCCACGGAACAGAGAGGGCCCCAGAAATGAGCTCTTGGCCAAGAACATGCAGAAGGCCCTGGTGGCGGAGCATCTGAAAGGCTGGTACCATCGCAGCAAGGGCcccagggagggagggagagggacgCTCACCGGATACGACTTTGACAGCGGCTCTCAGCTGAGTCTGGGCTACCAGACCATGCCAGCGGCCTTCAGCCACTCCAGCAGAACCACGTCCTTCTCCTCAG
- the LOC109635013 gene encoding FERM domain-containing protein 4B-like isoform X2, which yields MESGQGCIHTCTVPGEVYQMTEGRLCQVQLLDDRKLELLVQPKLLSYELLDLVSSHFNLKEKEFFGLAFFDDNGQRKWLQMDRRVHEHDFSKKPGPITLNFLVRFYVENITLLKDIITVELFFLNAKSAVYNGIIEVESENVFKLAANALQEAKGDYTSDENTRADLKKLPTLPTKVLKEHPSLAYCEDRVIEYYKQLKGVSRGQAIVQYLTLVESLPTYGVHYYEVKDKQGIPWWLGLSYKGIGQYDLQDRLKPRKLYQWKQLENLYFREKKFAVEVNDPHRRAVTKRTFGQTGLLIHTWYASHSLIKTIWVMAISQHQFYLDRKQSKVKLGTARSLEEIAMDLTEHGGAKINRLADAGLKNNLITASNGSLVSTGSGDSEMSEEQKKEKLSELRKKEQDIQDILAKKTKELKKICLREAELTGKLPKEYPLSSDERPPLVRRRVGTAFKLDDLFPYNEDPFLRNLESRFALQQKIVEAAKKLANESELSKTVKKKRRRNCLDAMHRLQQIEDEMNQYRIKKGKKPTQRASVIIADELIRSDCSSLSSLPLDDDDSDSVNQRPRSRSVQGSPQLSPMRSLGAEYDLEQQGSPRENHNSKNHSRLAFEGQSGSHYYQNPREVSSAHSSPYKTLPRPPRDPRSMPPTPVMTRNAYSSSQLRSEGSPHCFRHRSGSLESQPQQRKDTDSEKQVFILSHAHRSNSTEVLEDCSSYTSQSSLDYCGAANSHYSTLDSRTSTMHRLHRKVEVYGNTGSMPNLVQHHSGCSYSCETSTHYAPSAYYVTDYACSDMEPYSNGAYVYENEVEGHYNVNPSYQMNGYHGHDRFRHYSSDRADGLSQNPYATVRPPRNREGPRNELLAKNMQKALVAEHLKGWYHRSKGPREGGRGTLTGYDFDSGSQLSLGYQTMPAAFSHSSRTTSFSSVSSAESTGNWRNQLAVGLKEYDSPVTPQYPHPGAHASPYNRSPAHSRFHLDGSYMSIR from the exons ATGGAGTCCGGTCAGGGATGCATCCACACCTGCACTGTCCCCGGAGAGGTTTACCAG atgACGGAGGGCAGACTTTGTCAAGTGCAGCTGCTGGATGACAGGAAGCTTGAGCTGCTGGTTCAG ccTAAGCTGCTGTCCTACGAGCTCCTCGACTTGGTGTCCTCCCACTTCAACCTCAAAGAGAAGGAATTCTTTGGACTCGCATTTTTCGATGACAA TGGTCAGCGTAAGTGGTTGCAGATGGACCGCAGAGTTCATGAACATGACTTCTCCAAGAAGCCCGGGCCCATCACCCTCAACTTCCTGGTCAG GTTTTATGTAGAAAACATCACGCTGCTTAAGGACATCATAACGGTGGAGTTATTCTTCCTGAACGCAAAATCTGCTGTCTACAAT GGGATCATCGAAGTGGAAAGTGAAAACGTCTTCAAATTAGCTGCAAATGCTTTGCAG GAGGCGAAGGGAGACTacacaag tgACGAAAACACTCGAGCGGACTTGAAGAAACTACCAACTCTTCCCACCAAAGTACTTAAGGAACACCCATCACTTGCATACTG TGAGGATCGAGTGATTGAATATTATAAACAGCTGAAAGGGGTCTCCCGAGGACAGGCCATTGTGCA GTACCTGACTTTAGTGGAATCACTGCCCACGTACGGCGTGCACTATTATGAAGTTAAG GATAAACAAGGGATCCCCTGGTGGCTTGGACTCAGCTATAAAGGCATCGGCCAGTACGACCTGCAGGACCGATTAAAACCTCGAAAG CTATACCAGTGGAAGCAGCTGGAAAACCTGTATTTCCGTGAGAAAAAGTTTGCTGTGGAAGTTAATGATCCACACAG GAGGGCGGTAACCAAGCGCACTTTCGGGCAGACGGGCCTACTCATCCACACGTGGTATGCCAGCCACTCTCTGATCAAAACCATCTGGGTCATGGCTATTAGCCAGCACCAGTTCTACCTGGATAGAAAGCAAAGCAAA GTGAAATTAGGAACAGCAAGGAGTTTGGAAGAAATTGCTATGGATCTCACAGAGCACGGAGGAGCAAAGATAAACAGACTGGCAGACGCAGGCTTGAAGAATAACTTAATAACAGCCAGCAATGGGAGCCTGGTATCTACAG GATCCGGAGACTCTGAGATGagtgaggagcagaagaaagagaaactgtctgagctgagaaaaaaagagcaggaCATCCAAGACATCTTGGCCAAGAAAACAAAGGAACTGAAAAAGATTTGTCTGCGAGAGGCG gaGCTCACTGGCAAGCTGCCGAAGGAGTATCCCCTCTCCTCAGATGAGAGACCGCCGCTGGTCAGACGTCGCGTTGGCACAGCTTTCAAGTTGGATGACCTGTTCCCCTACAACGAG GATCCATTCCTGAGGAACCTGGAGAGCAGATTTGCACTGCAGCAAAAGATTGTGGAGGCAGCGAAAAAACTTGCAAATGAGTCGGAGTTGTCCaaaacagtgaagaagaaaaggaggagaaactgTTTGGACGCCATGCACAGGCTCCAGCAGATAGAGGACGAGATGAACCAGTACAGGATCAAGAAGGGAAAGAAGCCCACGCAGCGGGCCTCAGTAATCATTGCAG ATGAACTCATCCGTTCAGACTGCAGCTCCCTGTCGAGTCTCCCACTGGATGATG ATGACTCAGACAGCGTCAATCAGAGGCCGCGGTCACGGTCGGTCCAAGGCTCCCCTCAGCTCAGTCCAATGCGCTCGCTGGGGGCAGAGTATGATCTGGAGCAACAGGGATCTCCGAGGGAAAATCACAACAGCAAGAACCACAGCAG ATTAGCTTTTGAAGGCCAGTCGGGTTCCCACTACTACCAGAATCCAAGAGAGGTCTCCTCCGCCCACAGTAGTCCCTATAAAACCCTTCCCAGACCTCCCAGAGATCCACGCAGCATGCCTCCCACCCCGGTTATGACCCGCAATGCCTACAGCAGCAGCCAGCTCAG GTCGGAGGGGTCTCCTCATTGCTTCAGGCACCGCAGCGGGAGTCTGGAGTCGCAGCCCCAACAAAGAAAAGACACCGACTCTGAGAAGCAGGTGTTCATCTTGTCACATGCCCACCGCAGCAACAGCACAGAGGTGTTAGAGGACTGTTCCTCCTACACCAGTCAGTCTAGTCTGGACTACTGTGGGGCGGCCAACTCCCACTACAGTACACTGGACTCCCGCACCTCCACCATGCATCGTCTCCACAGGAAGGTGGAGGTGTACGGAAATACCGGGAGCATGCCCAACTTGGTCCAGCACCATTCTGGTTGCAGTTACTCATGTGAGACCTCAACACACTATGCACCGAGTGCCTACTACGTCACTGACTACGCCTGCTCGGACATGGAGCCGTATTCTAACGGTGCCTACGTGTATGAGAACGAAGTTGAAGGCCACTACAACGTCAACCCTTCCTACCAAATGAATGGGTATCACGGACATGACAGATTCAGGCATTACAGCAGTGACAGGGCAGATGGTCTTTCCCAAAATCCCTATGCGACAGTGAGGCCGCCACGGAACAGAGAGGGCCCCAGAAATGAGCTCTTGGCCAAGAACATGCAGAAGGCCCTGGTGGCGGAGCATCTGAAAGGCTGGTACCATCGCAGCAAGGGCcccagggagggagggagagggacgCTCACCGGATACGACTTTGACAGCGGCTCTCAGCTGAGTCTGGGCTACCAGACCATGCCAGCGGCCTTCAGCCACTCCAGCAGAACCACGTCCTTCTCCTCAG